A genomic window from Gambusia affinis linkage group LG16, SWU_Gaff_1.0, whole genome shotgun sequence includes:
- the mavs gene encoding mitochondrial antiviral-signaling protein, with protein MSYASDKLNDGYLRQNMPTIVSKVKVREIVPYLPCLTAHDRENIEAKRETSGNFNAMVLLLDCLKRRENWPEQFIQALEACEHPNLAAAIKKEYDSLLQVNNPSSGSAAATVVRAHVHPAPAASQLPVSESVADVQPAPPEPASQAPAPVQAPAQQQVPQMAADSPPEPISEPPAQDELPRLPSTPPPSPEIQHAAEGKHAPHQEPEENSESDIRDSSGDTGAGKKEPVVVVRDQMLRQQHPVPQSGTDHLQTAEATKPSLSLTSVSSDVSDGSSVPTLTPEKQPVQDTTPPAHKVPLQPQMSAEHKAAQAVKSRLQTEASSSPEPFSNKRDGFHQDADDNSVCLSKPTQLVSIQPVNHPSPPVQPQSSSLQPYSGDSGRLELSDPSSDTRLPSCTAQVEKPDSAEPHQENGIAPDHSEPEENHYESPNQSFDVAENVVHVAEMPSILNCDGQAPEPQLQIVNGEPAKRSFSASVNAGDDTVSSFNSLHSENYAPIESKPLPNSEKTTPPDPSDGQSMTRKYILIAAGLGACALLMALKFKR; from the exons ATGTCCTATGCCAGCGATAAACTTAATGATGGTTATTTGCGGCAGAATATGCCGACCATCGTTAGCAAGGTGAAAGTGAGAGAAATAGTACCGTACCTTCCCTGCCTGACGGCTCATGACAGG GAAAACATCGAGGCCAAACGGGAAACTTCTGGGAATTTCAATGCCATGGTGCTTCTCCTGGATTGTCTGAAGAGACGGGAGAACTGGCCGGAGCAGTTCATCCAGGCACTAGAGGCTTGTGAACACCCAAACCTCGCAGCTGCCATCAAAAAGGAATACGACTCCCTGCTACAGGTTAACA ATCCCAGCTCAGGCTCGGCTGCAGCTACCGTGGTCAGGGCTCATGTCCACCCTGCTCCAGCCGCCAGCCAGCTGCCCGTCTCCGAGAGCGTTGCTGATGTTCAGCCGGCTCCCCCGGAGCCAGCCTCTCAGGCCCCGGCTCCTGTCCAGGCTCCTGCACAGCAGCAAGTCCCTCAGATGGCGGCCGATTCCCCACCTGAACCCATCTCTGAGCCGCCCGCTCAGGATGAGCTTCCACGTCTTCCGTCTACTCCGCCGCCATCTCCTGAGATCCAGCATGCAGCCGAGGGAAAACACGCTCCCCACCAGGAGCCGGAGGAAAACTCAGAGTCTGATATCCGGGATTCTTCTGGTGATACCGGCGCAGGGAAGAAAGAGCCTGTCGTCGTGGTGAGGGACCAGATGTTGAGGCAGCAACATCCGGTCCCTCAAAGTGGAACAGATCATCTCCAAACAGCAGAGGCCACAAAGCCGAGTCTGTCTTTAACGTCGGTCAGCTCTGATGTGTCTGATGGGTCATCTGTGCCAACTCTGACTCCAGAGAAACAGCCGGTCCAGGACACGACCCCACCAGCACACAAGGTTCCTCTGCAGCCCCAGATGAGCGCTGAACACAAAGCTGCTCAG GCTGTTAAAAGTAGACTGCAGACtgaagcttcttcttctcctgagCCGTTTTCCAACAAGAGAGATGGCTTTCATCAAGACGCCGATGATAACTCGGTGTGCCTGAGCAAACCTACTCAGCTCGTCAGCATCCAGCCAGTTAATCACCCCAGTCCTCCAGTCCAGCCGCAGAGCTCCTCGCTGCAGCCTTACTCCGGCGACAGTGGGCGACTGGAACTAAGCGACCCTTCGTCGGATACCCGTCTTCCTTCCTGCACCGCTCAAGTCGAGAAGCCTGATTCAGCAGAACCGCATCAGGAGAACGGGATTGCTCCGGACCACAGCGAGCCAGAAGAGAACCACTATGAGTCTCCAAACCAGAGCTTCGACGTGGCGGAGAACGTGGTTCACGTAGCAGAGATGCCATCCATCCTCAATTGCGACGGCCAAGCTCCAGAGCCACAACTTCAAATTGTCAACGGAGAACCGGCCAAACGAAGCTTCTCTGCAAGCGTCAACGCTGGAGATGACACTGTGTCGAGTTTTAACAGCCTCCACAGTGAGAACTACGCCCCCATCGAGTCAAAGCCTCTGCCCAACTCAGAGAAAACCACTCCTCCCGATCCCAGCGACGGCCAATCCATGACAAGAAAGTACATTCTGATCGCTGCTGGACTGGGGGCCTGCGCTCTGTTGATGGCGTTGAAGTTTAAGCGTTAA